A genome region from Penicillium psychrofluorescens genome assembly, chromosome: 3 includes the following:
- a CDS encoding uncharacterized protein (ID:PFLUO_005573-T1.cds;~source:funannotate) yields the protein MDGRLSSSSFPRQGWPRLSPSYAPPAVQATRQYQSTTLEREAQHRAQQESILNSGPASSSSKKPTAATQPVLVRAYSGDAEQDKAKDKDSTPKMSPRRLLPFTTSSKGSASSSRPPPGPPRPSDWDFSIESILQAIDPEIRGTLDSIAEICGRSKLSLANEYGSHIAPLGEIRAAPGGGLVPVEEASSSAERRADEGGVVTFDDEHAAAARANPGRQLHPFSFYGYVESLRQSAAAHAQPEVRRSIDAQLNATPGMGLPSLPVTREFASKPKNSSRDLLAKDSEHEGHQTQVTPAVVSEVYLDAQADDPGPASNGPHVPVAVGFPAAKDGPSGPEVVRSLLGWLRWSARFAGPDLSPRLQSAEGKLRAMLADENPTLLP from the coding sequence ATGGATGGCCGGCtgtcctcctcgtccttcccCCGCCAAGGATGGCCCCGACTGTCGCCGTCCTACGCGCCGCCAGCAGTCCAAGCAACCCGACAATACCAGTCCACCACCCTGGAGAGAGAAGCGCAGCACCGGGCACAACAGGAATCAATTCTTAACTCAGGCCcagcatcctcatcatccaaaaAACCAACAGCAGCTACCCAGCCCGTGCTCGTAAGGGCGTATTCCGGCGATGCCGAGCAGGACAAAGCCAAAGACAAAGACAGCACTCCCAAAATGTCACCGCGCCGTCTACTCCCGTTCACCACGAGCTCGAAGGGCTCCGCTTCCTCGTCCCGCCCACCACCGGGCCCTCCACGCCCGTCGGATTGGGACTTCAGTATCGAGAGCATCCTGCAAGCCATCGACCCCGAGATCCGGGGCACCTTGGATTCCATTGCGGAGATCTGCGGACGCAGCAAATTAAGTCTCGCCAATGAGTACGGCAGCCACATCGCGCCGCTGGGGGAGATCCGCGCGGCACCCGGTGGTGGTCTCGTGCCTGTTGAGGAGGCCAGTTCCAGTGCTGAGCGGCGCGCTGATGAGGGCGGAGTGGTCACCTTTGATGATGagcatgctgctgctgcgcgggCCAATCCAGGGAGGCAACTGCATCCATTCTCGTTCTATGGGTATGTCGAAAGTTTGCGGCAGTCGGCTGCTGCGCATGCGCAGCCTGAGGTTCGGCGGTCGATCGATGCGCAGCTAAATGCTACGCCCGGGATGGGTCTCCCGTCTTTGCCTGTTACGAGAGAGTTTGCGTCCAAGCCGAAGAATTCGAGCAGAGATCTGCTGGCGAAGGATTCTGAGCATGAGGGCCATCAGACTCAGGTCACTCCGGCTGTGGTGTCAGAGGTCTATCTCGATGCTCAGGCCGATGATCCGGGGCCAGCCAGTAATGGGCCCCATGTTCCTGTCGCGGTGGGCTTCCCAGCAGCCAAGGATGGACCGAGTGGTCCGGAGGTGGTGCGCTCTCTCCTTGGGTGGTTGAGATGGAGCGCTCGATTTGCTGGGCCAGATCTCTCGCCGCGATTGCAGTCTGCAGAGGGCAAACTGCGCGCTATGCTGGCCGATGAAAATCCCACTCTCCTACCATGA
- a CDS encoding uncharacterized protein (ID:PFLUO_005574-T1.cds;~source:funannotate) — protein MPLDGVKNVVLVLSGKGGVGKSSVTLQLALALSLQGKSVGILDIDLTGPSIPRLVGLEDAKITQAPGGWLPVDVHASSLSSTDTPELQAQAQPSRGSLRCMSLGFLLRDRGDAVIWRGPKKTAMIRQFLTDVYWGPTDFLLIDTPPGTSDEHIALAEQLLTLSTADPATASQNNIPRLAGAVLVTTPQAVATSDVRKEANFCVKTSIPVLGVIENMSGYAWELVEGRMEGEDSEDYEEEQEKQAVEQQEDTRLLVDRYKECWSYARFEEFARTLIGGVESTAGS, from the exons ATGCCTCTGGACGGTGTCAAAAACGTCGTGCTG GTTCTCTCCGGCAAAGGAGGCGTCGGCAAATCCTCTGTCACCCTCCAGCTTGCGCTGGCTCTCTCCCTCCAAGGCAAATCCGTGGGCATCCTCGATATCGACCTGACGGGACCCTCGATCCcgcgcctcgtcggcctcgaaGATGCAAAGATCACTCAAGCGCCAGGCGGGTGGTTACCCGTCGATGTGCACGCTTCCTCCTTATCTTCAACAGACACACCAGAATTACAAGCACAAGCACAACCGTCCCGCGGCTCCCTCCGCTGCATGTCCCTaggcttcctcctccgcgaccGCGGCGATGCAGTCATCTGGCGCGGCCCCAAAAAGACAGCCATGATCCGGCAGTTCCTCACAGACGTCTACTGGGGTCCTACCGATTTCCTGCTGATCGACACGCCACCGGGAACAAGCGACGAGCATATCGCACTCGCAGAACAACTCCTCACTCTTTCCACCGCCGACCCGGCCACCGCGTCTCAGAATAATATCCCCCGGCTCGCGGGTGCGGTGCTGGTCACCACGCCGCAGGCGGTTGCGACATCGGACGTGCGCAAGGAAGCCAATTTCTGCGTGAAGACTAGCATCCCCGTGCTGGGAGTTATTGAGAACATGTCCGGGTATGCGT GGGAGTTGGTGGaggggaggatggagggTGAGGATAGTGAAGATtatgaagaagaacaagaaaagcaGGCGGTtgagcagcaggaggatACGCGGTTGCTTGTTGATCGGTACAAGGAGTGCTGGTCTTATGCTCGCTTTGAGGAGTTTGCGCGCACACTAATAGGTGGTGTGGAGAGCACTGCTGGATCCTAG
- a CDS encoding uncharacterized protein (ID:PFLUO_005575-T1.cds;~source:funannotate), with translation MDHNPAEHDEVVSQFCAMTGTQPAEAQEYLSANEWDMEAAVTEFFAEQDEALQDANTGGGAQLGAEGSSGAPAGGRSLGGSAAPAGSSAAAESSSSARAPPKKKFATLGDFASGGSGGNSSDEDDSTDQDFFAGGEKSGLAVQNPDDLKKKILEKARRAQPPPSDEPETRRSAFTGTARTLGGDEAPSRVIEDTTAPAPQRAQRVQRTLHFWSDGFSVDDGELYRSDDPRNAEILEGIRQGRAPLSIMNVQPGQEVDVDLKQHEEKYVKPKPKYKPFFGAGQRLGSPTPGVQTQPAAAPAAAAPGPSTTDEAPKPEVDESQPTLTLQVRLGDGTRLTSRFNTSHTVGDVYEFVTAASPDSRTRSWVLMTTFPSKELDDRSAVLGDMPEFKRGGVVVQKWQ, from the exons ATGGACCACAACCCCGCCGAGCACGACGAGGTCGTGTCTCAGTTCTGTGCCATGACCGGCACCCAACCTGCAGAG GCCCAGGAATATCTCAGCGCCAATGAGTGGGACATGGAAGCCGCCGTGACCGAGTTCTTCGCCGAGCAGGATGAGGCCCTACAGGATGCGAACACCGGGGGCGGGGCACAACTGGGTGCAGAGGGATCTTCTGGCGCGCCTGCTGGTGGCCGATCGCTAGGCGGAAGTGCCGCACCGGCTGggtcctccgccgccgccgagtcTTCGTCCTCTGCCCGCgcaccgccgaagaagaagtttgCGACATTGGGAGACTTTGCATCTGGAGGTAGTGGTGGGAACTCATCAGACGAAGACGACTCCACGGATCAGGATTTCTTTGCGGGGGGTGAGAAGTCGGGGCTGGCGGTGCAAAATCCAGACGatctgaagaagaagattctcGAAAAAGCACGCCG agcacaaccaccaccgtcgGATGAGCCCGAGACGCGACGATCGGCCTTTACAGGCACTGCGCGCACTCTGGGCGGAGACGAAGCCCCCAGCCGAGTGATCGAAGACACCACTgcaccggcgccgcagcGCGCGCAGCGCGTTCAGCGGACCCTCCACTTCTGGTCCGATGGCTTTtccgtcgatgatggcgagcTCTATCGGTCCGACGACCCCCGCAATGCCGAGATTCTGGAAGGCATCCGCCAAGGCCGCGCACCGCTCTCGATCATGAATGTGCAACCCGGACAAGAAGTGGACGTGGACCTGAAGCAGCATGAAGAGAAATACGTGAAACCGAAGCCCAAGTACAAGCCGTTCTTCGGAGCCGGACAGCGTCTCGGCAGCCCCACACCCGGCGTTCAAACCCAGCCCGCTGCTGCgcccgccgctgctgcaccGGGTCCATCCACTACAGACGAAGCGCCGAAGCCAGAGGTGGATGAATCCCAGCCGACTTTGACGCTGCAGGTGCGTCTTGGGGATGGCACGCGTCTGACGTCGCGGTTCAACACCTCGCATACCGTGGGGGATGTCTACGAGTTTGTGACGGCTGCTAGCCCGGATTCGCGGACGCGCTCATGGGTGCTGATGACGACCTTCCCCAGCAAGGAGCTTGATGACCGAAGCGCTGTGCTGGGCGATATGCCTGAGTTCAAGCGCGGAGGTGTTGTGGTGCAGAAGTGGCAGTAG
- a CDS encoding uncharacterized protein (ID:PFLUO_005576-T1.cds;~source:funannotate): MSSDIPSSSPGELYDSTMTVPSDSENYSANNELSDESSTSSPLILYKPPTFWSVLRGAAINLFLPFVNGLMLGFGELFAHEAAFRLGWTNTKIFPSYRRTHSIGPGVDVRELPWERKRSAPAGLDDAASLE, from the exons ATGTCTTCCGACATCCCGTCCAGCTCGCCAGGCGAGCTGTACGACTCAACCATGACCGTCCCTTCCGACTCAGAGAACTACTCAGCAAACAACGAGCTATCAGACGAATCAAGCACGAGCTCCCCCTTGATCCTGTACAAGCCGCCGACCTTCTGGAGCGTTCTCCGCGGCGCCGCAATCAACCTCTTCCTGCCGTTCGTGAACGGCCTAATGCTGGGATTCGGCGAGCTCTTTGCACATGAGGCTGCTTTCCGGCTAGGATGGACCAATACCAAG ATCTTCCCGTCATACCGCCGCACACATTCCATCGGCCCCGGTGTAGACGTCCGCGAACTGCCCTGGGAGCGGAAACGCAGTGCTCCGGCTGGATTGGACGATGCCGCGTCTCTAGAGTGA
- a CDS encoding uncharacterized protein (ID:PFLUO_005577-T1.cds;~source:funannotate) — MLGVGLKGSTTAASARQRAVAAYRSTRSISSFRPQGLRTSGLRSQLTPFTSPNVPWRTAVVAAGPAAVRFNSTSSDAVTDKIPEGTAPPSGPDVSDLWTTDITSIPERVGYLKELGLDYGWGPSSIMQWMIEHIHLWTGLPWWPMLDASDTAARVHNVKPILNPLKNEMMRAGSEGRQMDMHMKRAEIKRIQAEHGIVPYKSFIPMLQIPLAYGCFRVIRGMTSLPVPGLANESVGWLTDLTVSDPTFILPAATSAMMFLTFKRGGDTGTMDIMSTGPGKAMMYGLPGISLVFMSFFPSALQLYFVATGAFAFCQARIMTNKSFRTHMKMAITKNHKASDVEDIEVLQHSKGLQLLQQRLAQEKAQAAEPAKPVSETSGKKTSAIDGWMDNFKGYQQKMGQQMKDGIREFQGKTPATNTDGSKAPAPRLSENARKRAEDYERTQREQDDAERAQRNFERQQAHQRYLDQQKEKAKKGLEQQIQQAAAKKSKRNGRGKRS; from the exons ATGCTGGGAGTTGGCCTGAAAGGGTCTACTACCGCTGCTTCTGCACGGCAGCGGGCGGTCGCAGCTTATCGATCTACTCGATCG ATATCGTCGTTCCGGCCACAGGGTCTGCGTACTTCAGGCCTGCGCAGCCAATTGACCCCGTTTACCTCGCCCAATGTGCCATGGCGAACGGCTGTCGTGGCCGCAGGGCCCGCCGCTGTCCGATTCAATTCGACCTCGTCCGACGCCGTGACGGACAAGATCCCTGAGGGGACCGCCCCTCCAAGCGGCCCTGATGTTTCTGATCTGTGGACAACCGATATCACGTCAATCCCGGAGAGAGTTGGGTACCTCAAGGAACTGGGCCTGGACTACGGCTGGGGACCGTCGTCAATAATGCAATGGATGATCGAGCACATCCATCTGTGGACTGGATTGCCGTGGTGG CCGATGCTCGATGCCTCCGACACAGCCGCCAGGGTCCACAACGTGAAGCCTATCCTCAACCCGCTCAAGAATGAGATGATGCGTGCCGGAAGTGAGGGCAGACAGATGGACATGCATATGAAACGAGCGGAGATCAAACGTATTCAGGCAGAACATGGCATTGTACCGTACAAATCTTTCATCCCCATGCTTCAGATCCCACTGGCCTATGGTTGCTTCCGTGTCATCCGCGGCATGACCTCCCTGCCGGTGCCCGGCCTGGCCAACGAGTCTGTGGGCTGGCTTACCGACTTGACTGTCAGCGATCCGACTTTTATTCTGCCTGCGGCCACCAGCGCTATGATGTTTTTGACATTCAAG CGAGGTGGTGACACCGGTACGATGGACATCATGAGCACTGGACCTGGCAAAGCTATGATGTACGGTCTGCCCGGTATTTCTTTGGTATTCATGTCGTTTTTCCCAAGCGCGCTGCAGCTCTACTTTGTGGCAACGGGTGCGTTCGCATTCTGCCAGGCGCGTATCATGACGAACAAAAGTTTCCGGACGCATATGAAGATGGCGATTACCAAGAACCATAAAGCCTCCGACGTTGAAGACATCGAGGTCCTTCAACATAGCAAGGGTCTCCAGCTCTTGCAACAGCGGCTTGCACAGGAAAAGGCCCAAGCCGCAGAGCCCGCAAAACCTGTGTCGGAGACCAGTGGAAAGAAAACCAGTGCAATCGACGGCTGGATGGACAACTTCAAGGGCTATCAACAGAAAATGGGACAGCAAATGAAAGACGGGATCCGCGAGTTTCAAGGAAAGACACCTGCCACCAATACTGACGGCTCAAAGGCGCCGGCGCCACGGTTGAGCGAAAATGCCCGTAAGCGGGCCGAGGACTACGAGCGCACACAGCGAGAACAGGACGACGCCGAGCGCGCCCAGCGTAACTTCGAGCGGCAACAAGCCCACCAGAGATATCTCGACCAGCAGAAagagaaggcgaagaaggggctggagcagcagattCAACaggctgctgcgaagaaaTCCAAGCGGAACGGGCGTGGGAAACGCAGCTGA
- a CDS encoding uncharacterized protein (ID:PFLUO_005578-T1.cds;~source:funannotate), which translates to MHYEYYQEYYNVPTHEQRPMWKVGDAWRARGGKPHIIITATFGVNPRETKERILRGEVLAILAAIRTRLFRSDMREHLVIPVMLVSTIADCSRILLAHFDGTNLLVRKSWTWNFVTDDPNVYERVMVYMASEPIGDTKSTPASAATSEEADFVGNCEDMLHIFT; encoded by the exons ATGCACTACGAGTACTACCAGGAGTACTACAACGTTCCAACCCACGAGCAGCGTCCGATGTGGAAAGTAGGGGATGCCTGGCGTgcgagaggagggaagcctcacatcatcatcacagCCACGTTCGGGGTGAACCCTCGTGAGACTAAGGAGAGGATCCTGCGTGGTGAGGTTCTCGCGATACTCGCAGCCATCCGAACACGCCTTTTCCGTTCCGATATGCGTGAGCATCTGGTCATCCCC GTTATGCTTGTTTCTACCATTGCCGACTGCAGCAGGATCCTGCTAGCGCATTTCGATGGAACCAATCTTCTCGTCAGGAAATCGTGGACTTGGAATTTTGTGACGGACGACCCAAATGTCTACGAAAGGGTTATGGTGTATATGGCTAGTGAACCAATCGGAGACACGAAGTCAACCCCTGCTTCTGCAGCGACGTCTGAGGAGGCTGATTTTGTGGGAAATTGTGAAGACATGCTGCACATATTTACTTAG
- a CDS encoding uncharacterized protein (ID:PFLUO_005579-T1.cds;~source:funannotate), with product MCRACASIRDLFEPYNHEKDAWRYEAILAIDALYDQVQAHTNEFVDLESWPSIQVTNIWQVNDDDSPYFRPFPEDRFTELPIDWEFDKRTRVHKSLRDEVPSTTWGPVDKHWGKLEGTMLYDSLARHYAYNAIWEYDVAPRQLTTHEFGGSGEELDSL from the coding sequence ATGTGCAGAGCTTGCGCAAGCATCAGAGACCTGTTCGAGCCTTACAACCATGAGAAAGACGCCTGGCGATATGAGGCCATTCTGGCCATCGATGCGCTGTATGACCAGGTTCAAGCACACACGAACGAGTTTGTCGACCTCGAATCGTGGCCAAGTATTCAAGTTACAAATATCTGGCAAGTGAACGACGATGACAGCCCATACTTCCGTCCATTCCCAGAGGACCGCTTCACCGAACTTCCGATCGACTGGGAATTCGACAAGCGCACACGGGTTCATAAATCGCTTAGGGATGAAGTGCCTTCTACAACCTGGGGCCCAGTCGATAAACATTGGGGTAAACTTGAAGGCACCATGCTCTATGATTCCCTGGCCCGACACTACGCCTACAACGCCATCTGGGAATACGACGTTGCTCCCAGACAGCTTACAACACATGAATTTGGAGGATCTGGTGAAGAACTGGACTCCTTATGA
- a CDS encoding uncharacterized protein (ID:PFLUO_005580-T1.cds;~source:funannotate): MSFLQPSYLYTRLADAVPTALPWSGGGSSTKGDPRKSVKWIDGLRGIASFLVVMTHLARAWDYDLFSPRDNENASPRVLQWIILRIPWQGRIGVTIFAFLTGYVCALKPIKLSRAGDKQAAFTAIAKSAFRRPPRLILPATIALLISWTVAQFGGFVVANRSDCWWCRYASPDLAPTFLEELIRLPKNFLSVWTTGFMVYDDHQWALLPLLLASMLIYILLTATMFVKFRFRMLIYVGMILYFHQDGAKDVETFQMQAVYGMLLSDLSYSTTLKDWIENHRWARKALSIPLTIAGLFIASYPGEHPEWAQWSNIMFKVAQYAFPPDVNIGKRYTALGIDMIILAIYLSPSTKEFLASRLLLWLGKQSFAVYLVHGTMLRVVLVWMLYGITGQPWEGPEAGTDDDRDWIQLRPPWVVATCIPIWIALVYALASLWTAYVDPFCARLTQKMEDCMFQSDEKSSLPLPATSIPMPTT, encoded by the exons ATGTCTTTCCTTCAACCTTCCTATTTATATACCCGTCTGGCGGACGCGGTTCCAACCGCCCTGCCATGGAGCGGAGGTGGCTCTTCCACGAAAGGAGACCCACGAAAGAGCGTCAAGTGGATTGAT GGTCTTCGAGGCATCGCCTCATTCCTGGTTGTCATGACCCATCTCGCCCGAGCATGGGACTACGACCTGTTCTCACCGCGCGACAATGAAAATGCCTCGCCACGGGTCCTGCAGTGGATTATCCTGCGTATCCCTTGGCAGGGCCGTATTGGAGTCACCATCTTCGCCTTTCTGACTGGATACGTCTGCGCGCTGAAACCGATCAAACTCTCACGAGCAGGAGACAAACAGGCAGCCTTCACGGCGATCGCCAAAAGCGCCTTCCGCAGACCGCCACGTTTGATTCTTCCTGCGACTATTGCATTACTTATCTCCTGGACCGTTGCTCAGTTTGGTGGCTTTGTGGTTGCTAATCGGTCCGActgctggtggtgtcgcTATGCATCCCCGGACCTGGCGCCGACTTTCTTGGAAGAACTGATTCGGCTGCCGAAGAACTTCTTGTCTGTCTGGACGACTGGTTTTATGGTCTACGATGATCACCAGTGGGCGCTTCTGCCGCTGTTACTTGCCTCGATGCTCATCTATATCCTCCTCACGGCGACCATGTTCGTAAAGTTCCGCTTCCGAATGCTGATCTATGTGGGCATGATTCTTTACTTCCATCAAGATGGCGCAAAGGACGTCG AAACATTCCAGATGCAAGCCGTCTACGGCATGCTCCTCAGCGATCTCAGCTACTCTACCACTTTAAAAGACTGGATCGAGAACCACCGCTGGGCCCGCAAAGCGCTCAGTATCCCTCTCACAATCGCCGGACTCTTCATTGCCTCATATCCAGGCGAGCACCCAGAATGGGCGCAGTGGTCGAATATCATGTTCAAGGTCGCACAGTACGCCTTCCCGCCAGACGTGAATATCGGCAAGCGATACACAGCCCTGGGCATTGATAtgatcatcttggccatCTACCTGTCCCCATCGACGAAGGAGTTCCTAGCCAGCCGCTTGCTGCTGTGGCTCGGCAAGCAGAGCTTCGCTGTGTATCTGGTCCACGGCACCATGCTCCGCGTTGTGCTCGTCTGGATGCTGTACGGTATCACGGGCCAACCCTGGGAGGGACCTGAGGCTGGCACGGACGATGACCGCGACTGGATCCAGCTGCGTCCGCCCTGGGTCGTGGCGACCTGCATCCCTATCTGGATCGCGCTCGTATACGCCCTCGCTTCGCTGTGGACTGCATACGTTGATCCATTCTGTGCTCGGTTGACTCAGAAAATGGAGGATTGCATGTTTCAGAGTGACGAGAAGTCTTCGTTGCCTTTGCCGGCTACGTCAATTCCTATGCCGACGACTTAG
- a CDS encoding uncharacterized protein (ID:PFLUO_005581-T1.cds;~source:funannotate), whose translation MSSPPPYQTPTNPLKRNSISSSASQPFAKKSRMHPLRQTSFPTSIDAAERGLAATSDAGSLTGSFTGSIGGASADGIFAGAARGKKRGRKSKAEKEREREDASRMGSVDVEGGSVRAGPSGGGAGGPDDGDEDDDDDEGELLGREEGTTDTEAEKKNLAVLVDAFNPMQSERYDLFKRAKLRKESLRRIVNHALSQSVPASVVTTVNGFTKVFAGEIIEKARTVQAEWADAYDQASRAAFEAEEAAAQTKAVTTSSKAAATSASRSGSTSFSNGVKKESPGIDRTTPSAAPAHNSASPPPSSSSPAPKNTGVADSSASPAPVRPKREFRPPPNPHRGQLLPSHLREALRRTKRDGEDGGVGFSGLSMDNLGVRGAFTWNSGSVGGRRLFR comes from the exons ATgtcatcaccgccgccttACCAAACCCCAACAAACCCTCTCAAACGAaactccatctcctcctccgcctcccaacCCTTCGCCAAAAAGTCTCGCATGCACCCCCTCCGCCAGACCTCCTTCCCAACCtccatcgacgccgccgagcgcGGACTCGCCGCAACCAGCGATGCCGGCAGCCTGACAGGCAGCTTCACGGGGAGTATCGGCGGCGCGAGCGCGGACGGGATATTTGCCGGCGCGGCACGCGGCAAGAAGCGCGGCCGAAAGAGCAAAGCAGAGAAAGAGCGCGAGCGTGAAGATGCCTCGCGCATGGGCTCTGTTGATGTCGAGGGCGGCTCGGTTAGAGCTGGCcctagtggtggtggtgcgggAGGTCctgatgatggcgatgaggatgacgatgatgatgaggggGAGCTgttggggagggaggaagggacTACTGATAcggaggccgagaagaagaacctGGC GGTTTTGGTTGATGCGTTTAATCCGATGCAATCTGAGCGATACGATCTGTTCAAGCGGGCGAAGCTGCGGAAAGAGTCTCTTCGTCGCATTGTCAACCACGCGCTCTCGCAGTCCGTGCCGGCTAGTGTGGTTACTACCGTGAACGGGTTTACCAAAGTCTTCGCGGGCGAAATCATCGAGAAGGCCCGCACAGTCCAGGCTGAATGGGCCGATGCATACGATCAGGCTTCGCGTGCTGCGTtcgaggccgaagaggccgcgGCTCAGACAAAAGCCGTCACTACAAGTTCCAAAGCCGCAGCCACCTCTGCTTCCAGGTCGGGATCAACCTCTTTTAGCAATGGGGTAAAGAAGGAGTCTCCCGGTATTGACCGGACAACACCATCTGCCGCTCCTGCTCACAATTCCGCCTCTCCTCCcccatcgtcttcatctcccgCACCCAAGAACACTGGTGTGGCAGATTCAAGTGCGAGTCCTGCTCCTGTCCGCCCGAAACGCGAGTTCCGGCCCCCTCCCAACCCGCACCGCGGGCAGCTTCTACCTTCTCATCTTCGCGAGGCGCTCCGCCGTACCAAGCGCGATGGAGAGGACGGCGGTGTAGGATTTTCAGGACTGAGTATGGATAATCTTGGGGTCCGGGGTGCATTCACATGGAACTCGGGGAGTGTTGGTGGGCGACGTCTGTTCCGGTGA